The Lancefieldella sp. Marseille-Q7238 genomic interval TTGAGGCCCATGTGCTGGAAGCGGGGCTTGATTCAGGTCTTACGCCGCATGCCATGAGGCATACGTTTGCGACAGAGCTCCTTACTGGTGGCGCTGATTTACGCGTCGTGCAGGAGCTTTTGGGCCACCAGAGTCTGTCGACAACGCAAATCTATACGCACCTTTCGATTGAGCGTCTCAAAGATGCAGCAAAACAAGCGCATCCGCGGGCTGAATCTGACTAAATCGTGGTATACTACCGCCCGGTTGTGTAAATGCACAGCCTGCCGCTGCCAAGCGGCACAATCACACACGCACGACTACTCATCGTCTGTGGTGCTCAAAGCTCAAGCCAGGTTTTGGGTTGATTGATGGGAAAGACCCCGTGCGGAGGTTAAACCAGGAGGTTACTTATGGCTGCAAAGATTACTATCCAAACCCTGCTTGATGCCGGCTGCCACTACGGTCACCAGACCCGCCGCTGGAACCCTAAGATGAAGCCGTATATCTTCGGCGATCGCAATGGTATTTACATCATTGACCTCAAGCAGACCATGCTTGGCGCTGACAAGGCTTACACCTTTTTGAAAGATCTTGCTTCTAAGGGTGGCCGCATTCTTTTTGTCGGCACCAAAAAGCAGGCTCAGGAGCCTATTGCTACTCAGGCCGCGCGTGCTTCCATGCCCTACATCAATCAGCGCTGGCTTGGCGGCATGCTCACTAACTTTGTCACCATGCGTTCCCGCATTCAGCACATGGAAGAGCTTGAGGCCATGGTTGAGGACGGCCGCATGGACGCTCTGCCCAAAAAGGAGCAGGCGCTTCGCAACAAGGAGCTTGCTAAGCTTCAGCTGAACCTGGGTGGCGTTCGCGATATGAACAAGCTTCCCGACGCTCTCTTTGTCATCGACTCAAAGCGTGAGGAGAACGCGGTTCGCGAGGCAAATCGCCTTCACATCCCCGTGGTTTCGCTTCTTGACACAAACTCCGACCCTGACGTTATCGACTACGGCATTCCCGCAAACGATGATGCTATCCGCTCCATTTCTTTGATGTGCGAACTTGCCGCCGACGCAATCCTTGCCGGCAGCGGTAAAGAGCAGATTTCCGCAGAGGAAATGAGCGCTCCGCAGGCGAGCGAAGAGGAGGCGCCTAAGGCCGAGCAGGCAGAAGAAGCTCCTCAGGCTGAATAGGTCCACCTAAGCAAGCAATACGTACGCAAGTACGCAATTATTCCTACGATCCCCAAGGAGGGGAACATGGCACAAATTACTGCAGCCCTTGTCAAGCAGCTCCGCGATATGACGAGTTCTCCTATGATGGAATGCAAGAAGGCACTCGTTGAAGCCGATGGCGACATTGATAAGGCGATTGATATTCTGCGCACCATGGGCGTTGCCAAGGCCGTCAAGCGCGCGGGTCGCGAGACTAATGAAGGCACCATTGCAACGTTCATTTCACCCGATTGCACCAAGGGCGCAATCCTTGAGCTTTCGTGCGAAACTGACTTTGTGGGTACCAACCCGCAGTTTACTGGCTTTGCAAGCGATTTAGCCGAGGCCGTTGTTGAGAGTGATCCTTCCGATGTCGACGCGTTCCTCACGTCAAAATTCGGTGAGGGCACCGTACAGGAAGCTCTGACGGATAAGATTCACAACATTGGCGAAAACATGCGTATTTTGCGCTTCGCCCGTGTTCAGGTTTCTTCCGGCGCTCTTTCAAGCTACATTCACCTCGGCGGCAAACTTGCGACGGTTGTTACCTTTGAGTTTGACAAGCCCGAGACCCGTGATTCTGAGGACTTCAAAAACTTCGCCCATGACGTCGCCATGCAGGTAGCCGCAGCCGCTCCGGTTGCTGCTCGCCGCGAGGATGTGCCTGCTGACATCGTTGAGCATGAGCTCTCCATCTACAAGGCTCAGGCTGCTGAGTCTGGCAAGCCCGAGGCTATTCAGGAGAGAATGGCACAGGGTCGTCTTGAGAAGTACTACAAGGAGAATGTCCTTACCGAGCAGGCCTTCGTTAAGGATCCCGACATGTCCATCAACGAGTACGCGAAGCTCGTTTCCAAAAAGGTCGACGACAACGTTCAAGTCGTCAGCTTCGTTCGTTTTTCCTTTGGCGAGTAGCCGCTGAGAGAACGACTCAGAAAAAGCCAGCTGCTTGCAGTTGGCTTTTTCTTTATGCGAAGCGTGTGCGTTGGTTGTGCTTGAGGCGAGTTGAGCTTGGGTCGTCTGATAAAATGTTCAGCGATTGTACGTTTGCGCGGAAGTGGAGGGTGTCTTGTCGAACTATACCTATAAAAGAGTGCTTCTCAAGCTTTCCGGCGAGGCTTTGATGGGCGAGCAGAACTTCGGGATTGATCCTTCCATTCCCGAGCAGCTGGCTCGAGAAATTAAGCCCGTCTGGGAGTCCGGTGTTCAAATCGCCGTTGTAGTAGGCGGCGGCAACATCTTCCGCGGCGTCTCACAGGCAGCGGCTGGTATGGATCGCGCCCAAGGAGACAACATGGGTATGCTTGCTACTGTCATCAATGCCCTGTCTCTGCAGGACTGCTTTGAGCGTCACGGCATGGACTGCCGTGTGATGAGCGCTATCACCATGGCGCAGATTGCAGAGCCCTACATCCGCCGCCGCGCCATCCGCCATCTTGAGAAGGGACGTATCGTCATCTTTGCCGCTGGCACGGGCAATCCTTATTTCACTACGGATACTGCAGCGGCGCTTCGCGCATGCGAGATAGGCGCTGAGGCTCTTATGAAGGCAACCAAGGTTGACGGCATCTACGATTGTGATCCGGTGCTCAATCCTCAGGCTGTCAAATTTGACGTGGTGACGTACAAGGACGTGTTGACGAAAGAGCTTAAGGTTATGGATGCTGCGGCGATTGCGTTGTGCCGTGACAATAAAATGCCAATCATTGTATTTGATATGGGTACCGAAGGCGTCTTCCACGATGCTATCTGTGGCAAGAACGTCGGTACGACCGTTGTTGAGGAGGACTTATGAGCGTCTA includes:
- the rpsB gene encoding 30S ribosomal protein S2, which encodes MAAKITIQTLLDAGCHYGHQTRRWNPKMKPYIFGDRNGIYIIDLKQTMLGADKAYTFLKDLASKGGRILFVGTKKQAQEPIATQAARASMPYINQRWLGGMLTNFVTMRSRIQHMEELEAMVEDGRMDALPKKEQALRNKELAKLQLNLGGVRDMNKLPDALFVIDSKREENAVREANRLHIPVVSLLDTNSDPDVIDYGIPANDDAIRSISLMCELAADAILAGSGKEQISAEEMSAPQASEEEAPKAEQAEEAPQAE
- the tsf gene encoding translation elongation factor Ts; the encoded protein is MAQITAALVKQLRDMTSSPMMECKKALVEADGDIDKAIDILRTMGVAKAVKRAGRETNEGTIATFISPDCTKGAILELSCETDFVGTNPQFTGFASDLAEAVVESDPSDVDAFLTSKFGEGTVQEALTDKIHNIGENMRILRFARVQVSSGALSSYIHLGGKLATVVTFEFDKPETRDSEDFKNFAHDVAMQVAAAAPVAARREDVPADIVEHELSIYKAQAAESGKPEAIQERMAQGRLEKYYKENVLTEQAFVKDPDMSINEYAKLVSKKVDDNVQVVSFVRFSFGE
- the pyrH gene encoding UMP kinase yields the protein MSNYTYKRVLLKLSGEALMGEQNFGIDPSIPEQLAREIKPVWESGVQIAVVVGGGNIFRGVSQAAAGMDRAQGDNMGMLATVINALSLQDCFERHGMDCRVMSAITMAQIAEPYIRRRAIRHLEKGRIVIFAAGTGNPYFTTDTAAALRACEIGAEALMKATKVDGIYDCDPVLNPQAVKFDVVTYKDVLTKELKVMDAAAIALCRDNKMPIIVFDMGTEGVFHDAICGKNVGTTVVEEDL